Proteins from one Micromonospora sp. M71_S20 genomic window:
- the eboE gene encoding metabolite traffic protein EboE yields the protein MRLRHAGGDTVHLGYCTNVHPAEDLAGILRQLDTYAVPVREALGADLLGLGLWLAAPVAAALAADPAARRRLRAELTVRGLEVVTLNGFPYAAFQAPVVKGDVYHPDWTTPARLAYTLDLVRVLVDLLPDDAARGSVSTLPLAWRQPWDAARADAARRRLDDLSAGLAAVERETGRAVRVGFEPEPGCVVESTGQAVAALSGLDTDRLGVCLDLAHLACAWEEPAEALRRLRTAGLPVVKVQVSAAIEAPAEATQALRRWVEPRFLHQTRAAGCAGAADPADPDHAADDLDAALAERLPGTWRVHYHVPLHAPPEPPLGATLPVLRAALAALYAGPEAGCDHLDVETYTWGVLPAARRPRTDAELAAGIAAELAFARAELVAVGLTPTDHRDRAGVSPGDAGRSGVMA from the coding sequence ATGCGGCTGCGGCACGCCGGCGGCGACACCGTCCACCTCGGCTACTGCACCAACGTGCACCCCGCCGAGGACCTCGCCGGCATCCTCCGCCAGCTGGACACCTACGCCGTGCCCGTACGCGAGGCGCTCGGCGCCGACCTGCTCGGCCTCGGGCTGTGGCTGGCCGCCCCGGTCGCCGCCGCGCTGGCCGCCGACCCGGCCGCCCGGCGCCGGCTGCGCGCCGAGCTGACCGTCCGGGGGCTGGAGGTGGTCACCCTCAACGGTTTCCCGTACGCGGCCTTCCAGGCCCCCGTCGTCAAGGGCGACGTCTACCACCCGGACTGGACCACGCCCGCGCGGCTCGCGTACACCCTGGACCTGGTCCGGGTGCTCGTCGACCTGCTGCCCGACGACGCGGCCCGGGGCTCGGTCTCCACCCTGCCGTTGGCCTGGCGGCAACCCTGGGACGCCGCCCGCGCGGACGCCGCCCGCCGACGGCTCGACGACCTGTCGGCCGGTCTCGCGGCCGTCGAGCGGGAGACCGGCCGGGCGGTTCGGGTCGGCTTCGAGCCGGAACCCGGCTGCGTGGTGGAGAGCACCGGCCAGGCCGTGGCGGCCCTGTCCGGCCTGGACACCGACCGGCTCGGCGTCTGCCTGGACCTCGCCCACCTCGCCTGCGCCTGGGAGGAGCCGGCCGAGGCGCTGCGCCGGCTGCGCACGGCCGGCCTGCCGGTGGTGAAGGTGCAGGTCTCGGCCGCCATCGAGGCGCCCGCCGAGGCGACGCAGGCGCTGCGCCGCTGGGTGGAGCCGCGCTTCCTGCACCAGACCCGCGCCGCCGGCTGCGCGGGCGCGGCGGACCCGGCCGACCCCGACCACGCCGCCGACGACCTCGACGCCGCCCTGGCCGAGCGGCTGCCCGGGACGTGGCGGGTGCACTACCACGTGCCGTTGCACGCTCCGCCGGAGCCGCCGCTGGGCGCCACCCTGCCGGTGCTGCGCGCCGCGCTGGCCGCGCTCTACGCCGGGCCCGAGGCGGGCTGCGACCACCTCGACGTCGAGACGTACACCTGGGGGGTGCTGCCGGCCGCGCGGCGCCCGCGCACCGACGCGGAGCTGGCCGCCGGCATCGCCGCCGAGCTGGCCTTCGCCCGCGCCGAGCTGGTCGCCGTGGGCCTGACGCCGACGGATCACCGGGACCGCGCCGGGGTGTCTCCCGGTGACGCCGGGCGGAGCGGGGTGATGGCATGA
- a CDS encoding alkaline phosphatase family protein encodes MSRRLVVLDVVGLTPRLLAHMPRLRAVADAGFRAELGTVLPALTCSVQSTFLTGALPAGHGIVGNGWYFRDLGEVLLWRQHHALVGGEKLWQAARRAQPGFTVANVCWWYAMGADVDWTVTPRPVYHADGRKEPDCYTDPPELHDDLTDRLGTFPLFSYWGPGAGLASSAWICRAAERILDDHAPDLTLVYVPHLDYDLQRHGPSSPRAAAAAAELDGVLGPLLDAARARDATVVVLSEYGITDVSRPVDVNRLLRAEGLLRVHTQAGMEYLDPWTSRAFAVADHQVAHVYVRDPADVPAVAALCAGLPGVAEVLDADGRAAYGLDHPRAGELLLVAEPDAWFTYYYWLDDDRAPDFARLVEIHRKPGYDPAELFFDPAAPGAAKRRAAVALARKKLGMRYLMSVVGLDAGARAVRGSHGRLPADPADGPVLLCSDPSAARDRVAATEVKALLLELAGLAPPPAPDTVPPPAPDTVPPPRRAAPSTATSAGRPKEAP; translated from the coding sequence ATGAGCCGGCGGCTGGTGGTGCTGGACGTGGTCGGGCTGACCCCGCGCCTGCTGGCGCACATGCCCCGGCTGCGCGCGGTCGCCGACGCCGGCTTCCGCGCCGAGCTGGGCACCGTGCTGCCCGCGTTGACGTGTTCGGTGCAGTCGACGTTCCTCACCGGGGCGCTCCCGGCCGGGCACGGGATCGTCGGCAACGGGTGGTACTTCCGGGACCTCGGCGAGGTGCTGCTCTGGCGGCAGCACCACGCCCTGGTCGGCGGGGAGAAGCTGTGGCAGGCCGCCCGCCGGGCGCAGCCGGGCTTCACGGTCGCCAACGTCTGCTGGTGGTACGCGATGGGCGCCGACGTGGACTGGACGGTCACCCCGCGCCCCGTCTACCACGCGGACGGGCGCAAGGAGCCGGACTGCTACACCGACCCGCCGGAGCTGCACGACGACCTCACCGACCGGCTCGGCACCTTCCCGCTGTTCAGCTACTGGGGTCCGGGCGCCGGGCTGGCGTCGTCGGCGTGGATCTGCCGGGCCGCCGAGCGGATCCTGGACGACCACGCGCCGGACCTGACCCTGGTCTACGTCCCGCACCTCGACTACGACCTGCAACGTCACGGCCCCTCGTCGCCCCGGGCCGCAGCCGCGGCGGCCGAGCTGGACGGGGTGCTCGGGCCGCTGCTGGACGCCGCCCGCGCCCGCGACGCCACCGTGGTGGTGCTCTCCGAGTACGGCATCACCGACGTCTCCCGGCCGGTCGACGTCAACCGGCTGCTGCGCGCCGAAGGGCTGCTGCGGGTGCACACCCAGGCCGGCATGGAGTACCTCGACCCGTGGACGTCGCGGGCCTTCGCGGTGGCCGACCACCAGGTGGCGCACGTCTACGTCCGCGACCCGGCCGACGTGCCGGCGGTGGCGGCGCTCTGCGCCGGGCTGCCCGGGGTGGCCGAGGTGCTCGACGCCGACGGCCGGGCCGCGTACGGGCTGGACCACCCGCGCGCCGGAGAGCTCCTCCTCGTCGCCGAGCCCGACGCCTGGTTCACCTACTACTACTGGCTCGACGACGACCGCGCGCCCGACTTCGCCCGGCTGGTGGAGATCCACCGGAAGCCGGGTTACGACCCCGCCGAGCTGTTCTTCGACCCGGCCGCGCCGGGCGCGGCGAAGCGGCGGGCCGCCGTGGCGCTGGCCCGCAAGAAGCTCGGGATGCGCTACCTGATGAGCGTGGTGGGGCTGGACGCCGGCGCCCGGGCGGTACGCGGGTCGCACGGCCGGCTCCCGGCCGACCCGGCCGACGGGCCGGTGCTGCTCTGCTCCGACCCGTCCGCCGCCCGGGACCGGGTCGCCGCGACCGAGGTCAAGGCACTCCTGCTGGAGCTGGCGGGGCTGGCACCGCCGCCGGCCCCCGACACGGTCCCGCCGCCGGCCCCCGACACGGTCCCGCCGCCGCGTCGCGCCGCGCCGTCCACTGCGACGTCGGCGGGGCGGCCCAAGGAGGCGCCGTGA
- a CDS encoding polyprenyl synthetase family protein → MTAVVAPTDTSGLRVRFDAALAAFLDRQGRDWPDGAPRGVFTALHRFVLAGGKRLRPLFCYWGWRGAGGVDGAPIVVAAAALELFHAFALIHDDILDGSDRRRGGPSVHRLFADLHARSSWRGDPEAYGRNTALLCGDLCAAWSDQMFHECGLDAGRVHRGYAVYALMRTEVIAGEYLDLVSGVGDGSVASALTVVRMKAARYTVTRPLQIGATLAGAGPELVAALAEFGDPLGDAFQLRDDVLGVFGDPTVTGKSVLDDLREGKPTVMMALARGAADRAQAARLRELFGNPALDGDGAAELRKIIEGTGARERIEGMIRVRAEAALAALGSTPVTAEARAALTALAAQAVDRPR, encoded by the coding sequence GTGACCGCCGTCGTCGCCCCGACCGACACGAGCGGACTGCGGGTCCGGTTCGACGCCGCGCTCGCCGCCTTCCTCGACCGGCAGGGCCGGGACTGGCCGGACGGGGCGCCCCGGGGCGTCTTCACCGCGCTGCACCGGTTCGTGCTGGCCGGCGGCAAGCGGCTGCGCCCGCTCTTCTGCTACTGGGGATGGCGGGGCGCGGGCGGCGTCGACGGCGCCCCGATCGTGGTGGCCGCTGCCGCGTTGGAGCTGTTCCACGCGTTCGCGCTGATCCACGACGACATCCTGGACGGCAGCGACCGCCGCCGGGGCGGGCCGTCGGTGCACCGGCTCTTCGCCGACCTGCACGCCCGCTCGTCCTGGCGCGGCGACCCCGAGGCGTACGGGCGCAACACCGCGCTGCTCTGCGGCGACCTCTGCGCCGCCTGGTCCGACCAGATGTTCCACGAGTGTGGCCTGGACGCGGGGCGGGTGCACCGGGGGTACGCGGTCTACGCGCTGATGCGCACCGAGGTGATCGCGGGGGAGTACCTGGACCTGGTCTCCGGGGTCGGGGACGGTTCGGTGGCGAGCGCGCTGACCGTCGTCCGGATGAAGGCGGCCCGCTACACGGTCACCCGGCCGTTGCAGATCGGGGCGACGCTGGCCGGGGCCGGACCGGAGCTGGTCGCCGCCCTGGCCGAGTTCGGCGACCCGCTGGGCGACGCGTTCCAGCTGCGCGACGACGTGCTGGGGGTCTTCGGCGACCCGACGGTCACCGGCAAGTCGGTCCTGGACGACCTGCGGGAGGGCAAGCCGACGGTGATGATGGCGCTGGCCCGCGGCGCCGCCGACCGGGCGCAGGCCGCGCGGCTGCGGGAGCTGTTCGGCAACCCGGCGCTCGACGGCGACGGCGCCGCCGAGCTGCGGAAGATCATCGAGGGCACCGGGGCCCGTGAGCGGATCGAGGGGATGATCCGGGTACGCGCGGAGGCCGCCCTGGCGGCCCTGGGGTCCACCCCGGTGACCGCCGAGGCCCGGGCCGCCCTGACGGCCCTCGCCGCCCAGGCCGTCGACCGTCCCCGCTGA